Genomic DNA from Corylus avellana chromosome ca4, CavTom2PMs-1.0:
AGTAAGCTCTTAAATTTCTCCTGGtatccttgttcttttttctccctgTAGTTACGTATTTTCTCATGTATAGTTCTTGTGTACCTGGGATGGCCTTATGTTTTtcatgatatttcaattacttatattaaaagaaaagtaagctcttaaattttattgaacCAGTAATGGTTAGTCTCTGCATGTTGTGATCAATGCTTTGGGTAACCAGCAAAAATGAAGTTGCCGAAACATAATGACCTTTTCTCTTCAGAGCCTGCAGAGCAAGTGCTCCTTGTCATTCGCTAAATATTTTACTAGCGGAATTGTCAAGTTAAAATGGTGATTTTGTCTTTTGATGAGATACACGGGAAAtcattaatgaaaatgaaaattctggGAAAAAAGGAGAAATATACATGGTAAGTCATTGGCTCAAATCCAATAAAGGGCTTTgacctttgtttctttttcttttttaagttttttgttcCTTTGGATAAACCCAGAAGGGAGAAAGAGATACTTTTGACGTGTATCTTGGAAAAGGTCAAAACCAAAAGGAGGTTTTTGAGTGTTTTCTGTCATTCATTTAATCACATTTTTTGTGGCTTTATGAAAAACtcttttttgataggtaatttatgaaaaactcttttttgataggtaatttATGAAATGAAAACTTGCGACTTTATAACTAGTTCCATGATAGTAGAGAGTGTAGAGCACTTGCAATAAAAAATGTaagcatttatttttatattaatgaCTAACTTGCAATTAGCAGGCAGCCTATATTTGTTGGAGAAAGAAAACCAATTAAATTAACGAGTGATTTAAACCTAGTCCCACCCCAAATTGTTGAGTATAGGTTCGtcataaatttcattttatacATTGCCTGGTCCTTGACTTGAAATGTTAGTCATACGAAGACTGTTGtattaaattaaaacttttaacTGTTCTGAGAGCATGAAAAGACTTAAGATGATTAAGATGAAGCACACTGAACTAATTACTGGTAACAGCTTGGCATGCTGTAGAAATTTCTTGATTAATTTTACTATTGGAAAGTTGGTTTTAGCATTTGATCTCCATGCTTTGGAaattttttgccctttttgatGGGGCTATTGGATATCAGTATGCATTGAATTTAGAACTTGATTCTGGTTCAACAGATTGATGAAAACCCTGTCTCAACTGTCTAGATAATTCTAATTGTTTGTTGGAGAAGCCTTTCCCTCCTTACGTATAGATTAATTGGTTGGGATTAACGCTTAGTTGAGTTGAGCAGAAGTTTTCCCTGTTTATTAATGTAAATTTGCACTAGCAGGTAGCAGTTGCTGTGGATTTTAAAGATCAAGCTGGAGAACAACAAACAATGCAACAGAATCTCCAAAATATTTGCCTGAAAACTGGGGCCCCCATGGAATCCCATGCTGCCTTGATGCTCACTCCTTTTGCCTTCTCTAAGCTACAGGAACAACTTGTTCTGGCTGCCCACTATGCATCTTTTCAGATggatgatgattttcttgtgAGACACCACATGAAAGTCGAGGGAGGTCGTAAAGTGTATTGGGATCCTCGGGATGGCATCATAAGTTGCAGCTGCCGTCACTTTGAGTTCTCTGGAATTCTCTGTCGGCATGCCCTTCGAGTTCTTTCAACAGGGAATTGCTTTCAAATCCCAGATAGGTATCTACCCATCCGTTGGCGCCGGATCAGCACACCCTCTGCAAAGCTCCTTCAGAGTGCTCCAAGTGATCATGCAGATAGAATTCAGTTTTTGCAAAGTATGGTATCATCCCTGGTGACAGAATCTGCCAAGTCCAAGGAGAGGCTAGATATTGCTATCGAGCAAGTTTCCATCCTTTTATCTCGTATAAGAGAGCAGCCAGTTTCATTACAAGGCATGAGAGATGTTTCCTCCATTCATAGGAGCCTTTGACTCAAGACCATACCATAAATAGTTAGCACAGTCTTGAATTTTCATTGAACGGAGGGATACACCCCAATTTTGGGCAAAGAAAGCAAGTCTAGGAGATTTGTAAAGCAAGCTTTTGGTAGGAAAGCCCCGTCGTGTGAAGACTTGGAGCTGGCTTGTGGGCTAACATCATTTGCATCacttttttggtagttttggtgCATGCAAATATTCTTTAAAAGTTGTGTTCTCCTTAGACATCATTATAAATGCTTGTCCATGGATTTGGATCCCCAGCAATTTTGTTGTCCAAATGTGAAGGAGCTTTTATGGGATCCACATGCCCAAACAGGTGGACGTGCACGTAAGTTTCATGACGGTTCTTTATCCCCAATCCTTTGGGGGATCGGTTTCACAAGGTTTCCAATATGTACAAAAATATATAGGAAGGACTTTTTGtgttatatgtatgtatatcgTTGTGTTTGTGGTTTAAAAGGTTAGCTCATTTTGGTACTTAGGATacaagaaaattgtttttgcaGAGGCAATGGTGTGTTTGGAAGCAAGTGAAGGATTGAGTTGAAGATAGTTCCTTCCTTTCTTAAAGTGCCAGCATTCATTTGTTTAgttatcttcttcttgttgtctTTAGGGTAGGTTGTGGCTAACTTTTTCATTATTTGTAACTTGAGGGGAAAAGAAAGGCAACTTTAATAACAGAATTAATCTTCATGTGCTTAACAACTCATGATGTATTTAAACCTAAATTAATCTTCTTTAAGGTGCCGGCAGGGAATCTATTATTACATAAGATGGATTTGAATAAAGTAAtgcaagaaaaaggaaaatggtgATTAATTGTTTACACGTTCAATTTTGATTATTAAATTCAAGTACTTAGGCAACAACAATGGCCAGAGGTAAGTATTTTTGTGATTCTTTCAAAATCTTACAATAGCTTGAATTATGTAATTTTGATTCTTGAATCTTCATATAGATACATGTGAATGTGTGTTTATGAGTTTGTATGTATGCATGTGTGATATATATACTATAAGACAAACATATAGACTTGAGATTAGATTGTTTAAGATATGagttaatttatctaattaaattaaacaataaaatattaacattaattaattaactaataattaatataaatttatgaaaaaaattaaataatcatgacatttactttatatatacaatgaatAAGTTAACCGAGTAGTTTGTAAATAAACTTGAATtcgttcaaaaaataaatttaatttagcTTGAGCTTAGCATGAACATTCAATACTCAGTTGGATAACAATCCTATCGACAATGCTTTTGAGAGTTAAAAAGTATCGAttaagtaatattatatatatttaaaaaaaaaaaaaggtaacattatattaaaacaaaaaaaaacaaaaaacaaaagaacaaaacgATGAGTTTTAGTCTCTACCGGCGTGCTGTCCTGGTTCTATGTAGTCTAGTTGAGAAgcaggaagaggaagagcccgAAGCAACGAAACCTACCAACTAAACAGTGCGTTTCGATCCTATCTTAGCTGTGGTCTTCattcttcttattctttgtGTACCGAACAACCATTATATTGGATGCGAGATTACTGTGGAATCTTTGTTCAATTACACGTAACACACGCGTTTGTTGATTGAGACAATCACATATTGCCTTCTTTTCATCTGGGCTTTTGTTCAATTCttgcaaattttgtttttgtttttgtttttgatgcgTACAAATATTTACATGCTGTCAAATATgtgattaattatatattatttgattttgctttccaccatttttttgtcaatttgaatttttgctttcattttttttttttttaaaatctgggTTTTGCTTATATTTGTGCGTGTTTGTTCTTATTGGATTTCGATGAATGATAGAGCTTTGCATTTCTTGATTCATGTATTTCTAGATTTTCTATTGTTGCTATAGGTATATTTGTTTCCTTGTATTGTTAATTGCATATATTTGTGTGTTCTTGCTGGGTTTTGATCAGTGATGGAGCTTTCCGTTTCTTGATTTGTGTGGATTTTTGATTGTTGCTTTTAGGGGTAAATTTGGTTCTTTCTATTGTCAAATATTGTTATGTGAAAAAATGAAagacctttaatttttaattttttgatccCTTTTGCTTTAATTTGCTTAGGAACCAATTGGAGGCACAATCTCAGATTCATGCTTTGTCTTTCATTTGGGGAAAATTGCATTTGTAGGGTAAAACATTGCTGGTGGTGGTTGTTGCAGATTGCTACAACTTGAAGcgattttgttagaaaaaatagaaaagaaataagaaagaaaggaaaatgcatCCTCCTTTAACACTACACAAGCACCCGATGTGCGCCGAAGTGAGTCCATCTTCATCTTCTAGCTTTATTCATGATTTACTATCCACAATTTCCTTAGGCTTATAAatctcatctttttattttgtgggGTTAACTTTAAATGGATAGCTTTATATATTCATTTGCTTGGTTCTTATTATGAGATATATGGTCCTAGGATTTTGAGCTAAATCCGAGTAGTTGGGATATGTCTAGATTGAGTAGCAATAAGTAAGAGGAAAGGTGATTTTGACATGGTAACCCTCCTATCATCTATTTGCAAGAGAAGTTGGAATAGTTTTATGGCAATCGATGTAAAGTGAATTGTGTTTTGCTTCACAAACTATAAATGTCCATGTCATAATTTTGATTCTTATGTCCAGTTCATTGGAAGTAtttcattctttcttctttttttttttcttcaaatcaaatgTTGGAAGATGGTGAATAAGTGGATAGATGTTGGTATGATTGTTCTATCTGATTTTGTGTAGATTATTGAGGAGTTCCAGAAGTGTCATATAGACCATCCCATTGGAAAATTCTTTGGTGAATGTACAGATCTCAAAATAAAGCTTGATCGTTGTTTCAGGGAGGAGGTGAGTTTTCATTATATGGGTCTTGGTTTTTCTCTGGTTGggatctttattttattattcccaTAACAAgatcttcaatttcttttgacAGAAATCTCTGAAGCAGAAAGCAAACTTTGAGCAGAGTAAGAAATTGAAGGAAAGACTACAAGCTTTTAGGAAGGAAACTGCTGAAGAGAACAACCTTGTACAAAGTTAATGGGGAAGTGAGAGATCAACATCTTCATGGTAAACAGAAGTTTGAGGATTACTCCAAGAGCACTCATCCATGAACTGTTGCTGGTGCAAATAACATAAAGAAACTGTTGTTGTAGGAAACATGACTTGATATTTTGTTGCACATGATGATTTCATGGTGCTTATTTGTTCCGTTGAATTCGTGGGAATTAATCACATTTGTATTTCCTATTTAAGCTATTCACTTTTTAGTTGCTGGAGAGGGCTATTTGATAATTATGCATGTAATATTTTTTATCCATTTCTGGCTTTGCAACAAGATCGTCACCTAATCACATTTCATTGATAGATTCCTCggtaaacataaataaatatatacatgtcttaaaagctacatcaattTTAGAGACATAAAGAGAATATAAGGTGACATTTAGCATTACCGCCATTACTCGACAAATTAAACTCGACGTTAGCCAAAAGTAGGTATAGTGTCACGCTCAACATCCCAAAACGGCATGATAACATCTGTCACTGCAACAAACTCtaataaaatctgaaaattgaaACAATACAACCAAAGCAACTAAAAATTCATCAACACAATGTCAAAAGTTCACATATTATCGGTGTCCACATACCATAAAAAACCAAACATGAAGTACAATAATAACAAGAACTCCTTAGGATAAAAGACCACAATAGCAATTCCAACAAATTCTAAAATCCCCTGTGAAACGGAAGGTCTCCAAAAACAACAATTTAAGTAaatcaaaaacataaacatgTCCACTGCTCCATAAACTAAAATACTGAGACAACTTAGCAAATTCTCACGAACACGCACCAAAAGACTCCAAATCCTCCAAGGCTGTCTAGCTAGAAGGATCCTGATCTTCTGTATCATCTGAAAAATGTTAATAAGATTTAATGAGTCACCTTAGCAAATAGAATTTGGTTAATCCAAGTGTGAGATAGTAATTAAATGAGTATAACAACATGAGAAGTTTACTTCataatttcaaaacaattacaaaacACTTTTCTGTACATTACTTACAATTCAATGTGAGTATCAAAGAATGCTTTATGGCCATCTTctaacagaaaattttattgtataCTGTGTTGCTGAATTTGATTAGAACAAGAAAATAAACTTCAATTAGCAGAGGCTATAATCTAACTATTGTTTCAATTAAAGCCAGACCATTTGGTTactaaaaaggaaagaaaatttggattCTCTTTAATGATATGCCATACAAACATAATAACAAGCCACATTTATCGAATCAACATAGCCTTCATCTTAGATTTTAGAATGGAAGCAAGAGGGTAATTTTTCTGCTCACCTAAACCTTCAAACAACATACATTTAAACCATAATATCTATGACATATCAAGCAAGATGAAAAtgtaatggaaaaaaaaaaaggtagtcCTAAGCCAAACAAGATTCGGGCTTTCCCAAGTAgcatattgaaattgaaagcaCTTGAAAAGGTAGGTTTGGCTATACAAAGCTCATTTAATTTAAGCTAAATTGCTGTCTTAACTAGGGTACGGAAACATacaaaaatttatcattaaatattTGGGACAACTATTAGCGCCAATGATCAAAGATTGTGACAATCATGAAAACTCACAAATTCAGGTTTCAAACACAATTACACATGTCAAGATAATAGGCATGTAATACACCttgaaagaaaataacatgAGGACCTTCAATGACATTCCTACCACCAACTTACACACATGAAGGGCTGTCGAGAAGGATAAAATGAAAACCACTAGTTGAAGCGGCATATAGATTGTAGCTTTTCTTTAATGGCTTCTTGTTGCCATCCCAATGCATTCCACCATGATTGTTGGACTTCAATACGTTCCAAATTGATTGTATTCTCGTTGCTGAGGGGCAATTTTGTCAATAATGGGCACATAGATATCACAATAATCTTCAATGACCACGTTATTGAGTCATTAATCCAGATGCTTCTTACTTTTGGAAGATTAAGAAGTTCTAGTGTCTTCAAACTTGGAAGCACAACAGGTTCCAACCCCATGTTTTCAGATTCCATAATTATCTCTTCAATTTCAAGACACTCTTCAACTTTTAAATTTTGCAGTTCAGAGAGTTGAGCAATCATACCATTGGAAAAGATCGTCTTTAAACTCCAACATTTGCGTAAAATCAGAGTTTTTAGTCGTGCTAGGCTTCCAGCATGAACAGGTCCTTCCCAAATGCTTGCTAATTTTGGGACATTATATATGCACATCACTTCTAAGCCTTCCAATGCACTTTCTTGTAAACTATCACCATCAACAATAGTTTCAATTTCATTGCATCCTTCAATCAAGCAACCTCGCATCTTGTTGATACTCTTGATATCAAAATCTGATAGATTTTTAGCCCCCATGTGGCCTATCAATTCAAATGCATCAGTTTCTGCAAGAACCTCTGAAATTGCAGGAGGTGCACCTTCACCATTTACAAACTTCAAATACGTCCTGATTTGATGATATTCAAAATATTCCAGGATTTGATATATGGTTGAGTAGTGGCCACCAACAGAAAATTGGAATGTGAAGTGATCATTTTTCTTCGATAGAGGGAAAATTGAAAGTGAAGTGAAGTCGTTCAAGGAAGCCACCTTCTGAGTAATAGGCTTTACAACATTCTCCAATTCCAGAATATCCTTATGTCCATTGATTCTAAGTTCTTCCAATAAGTCAAGGCTTGATAAGACATCTTCACCAAATTCCACATCGCTTGACTGTCCCCTGCCAACATTTGAGAATGATATACGTAAACACTTCAACTTTTTCAAACTTCTAATCTGAATTGGTAACTTATTAATCATAGTACCTCGAATATCAAGTATCTCAAGACATGTAAGTTTTTCTATGCAAATCGGGAGTTCCCTTAACAGGAGGCAAGAATTCAGATAAAGCGCTCTAAGGCGCGTCAAGCGAGATATCGATGATGGTAATAATTCAATTCGAGTGTCATGTAAGTCTAGAACTCGCAAGTTTTTCATGATTTCAAAGAATGACTCATGAATTACTTTTAGGGAAAGATTTTTCTGTAAGAACAATGTTGAAAGGTTACTGCAATTTTTCATTTCTGGTAAACGGCCCAATTCATTATTCATCAAAGAGATTCTTTCTACATGTTGACATTCTATGTCCTTGGGGGGTTGTCGCTGCTTATCAGGGATTCTGACAAAAAGTTTCAAATTATTGCTTCTAGAAGAAATTTGAAGGGCCATATTCCGCAGCACTTTGTGCATCTTTACGAAATTTATCCTATCACTCCCCTCTAGCAAGGACCGGTTGGTAAGTTCTCGCAATATTCCCCGCCCTTTCTCACGTTCACTTATGAAATCTTCAGCTTTCCAACATTCCAACAAATGATCTTcatatattttacaattttcaGCATATAATGCACTGTACAGAAAGCAAACCTTTGTATCGTCATCACCTAATTCATCATAACTGAACTTTAAGACCTCAATCAATTCATCCATGCCTTGGACTCCGGCATTCGGCCATCTCCGCAGATTGCGTAGCCCCTCCCCCCACAATGCAGAATTATCCTTCATACTTTTAAAGGTTCCCGCTACCGTTTTTATTAACAGTGGCAAACCAGCACACTCTCTAACAACTAATTTGACTGTTTGTTCAATACTCGAAAGATCTACATTTCGACATACAAATTCTTCCAGGAACATCAGATATGCATCATTTTCAGACAACAGTTGTGCATGAACTTCGTCATCAGTATTCATTTTTGCACAAATGTTATAATTTCTAGTTGCCAATACCACCTTACTATCCTTTTGGTTCTCCTGGATGCCTATATCACGTAGTTTAAACACATTCCAAACTTCATCCAAAAGAAGTAGGTACTTTTTGCCTTCCAACTCTACAGATATTCGATGAGCAATTTCAACAGGGTCATCGATGCCTTCTACATTCAATTTGAGTCGTTGAGTAATTTCTTGTTGCAACTTCTTTATGCTCCAATCCTTTGATACAGttaacaaaatcacaatttcaaaaTCGTGAGCATTATTATTCACCGTCTCCATTATTGCTGTTTTTCCGACTCCTGCCATTCCCCAAAGTCCAACTTTTCTTACATTCGGATCTTTTAGGTGCCTTAGTATTTCTTCGACAGCCCGATGGAGTGAAGATGGCTTGCATTTTGTTTCGGGTGCATGTGTCACACGCTCGGGTGGTTTTTCAACCAATGGTACTCTTTCAACCAATGGTTCTCCTTTTGACCAAAGTTGTTGTAGTTC
This window encodes:
- the LOC132177161 gene encoding disease resistance protein RPS2-like; protein product: MAEALLAVVGAPVAAEVYKDGRSILNRIRRRMDLWNDLEHNYKRLKEEAGKLSARRNDIENEANRYKTKQFTEECKDWISRVKDRENEVQELETKYNNKYTKRKAGVLKPFATKRINLSKCMEEKCVELQQLWSKGEPLVERVPLVEKPPERVTHAPETKCKPSSLHRAVEEILRHLKDPNVRKVGLWGMAGVGKTAIMETVNNNAHDFEIVILLTVSKDWSIKKLQQEITQRLKLNVEGIDDPVEIAHRISVELEGKKYLLLLDEVWNVFKLRDIGIQENQKDSKVVLATRNYNICAKMNTDDEVHAQLLSENDAYLMFLEEFVCRNVDLSSIEQTVKLVVRECAGLPLLIKTVAGTFKSMKDNSALWGEGLRNLRRWPNAGVQGMDELIEVLKFSYDELGDDDTKVCFLYSALYAENCKIYEDHLLECWKAEDFISEREKGRGILRELTNRSLLEGSDRINFVKMHKVLRNMALQISSRSNNLKLFVRIPDKQRQPPKDIECQHVERISLMNNELGRLPEMKNCSNLSTLFLQKNLSLKVIHESFFEIMKNLRVLDLHDTRIELLPSSISRLTRLRALYLNSCLLLRELPICIEKLTCLEILDIRGTMINKLPIQIRSLKKLKCLRISFSNVGRGQSSDVEFGEDVLSSLDLLEELRINGHKDILELENVVKPITQKVASLNDFTSLSIFPLSKKNDHFTFQFSVGGHYSTIYQILEYFEYHQIRTYLKFVNGEGAPPAISEVLAETDAFELIGHMGAKNLSDFDIKSINKMRGCLIEGCNEIETIVDGDSLQESALEGLEVMCIYNVPKLASIWEGPVHAGSLARLKTLILRKCWSLKTIFSNGMIAQLSELQNLKVEECLEIEEIIMESENMGLEPVVLPSLKTLELLNLPKQREYNQFGTY